From the Helianthus annuus cultivar XRQ/B chromosome 17, HanXRQr2.0-SUNRISE, whole genome shotgun sequence genome, the window GATTTGGTAACCACCGAAAGGATGAAGATAAATCGTTTCTATGGTGTGCTAAAGGCAGAAATTAGAGAGTTCATCACCCCCTCGAAATGTGAAACCCTCGAGGAACTCATTAACTTAGCACGGGATAGAGAGATCGAGATTAAAAGGCAAGAAGAGCGAGGTGAAAAGAGACCGAGTGAAAAAGGTGCAAGTTTTAGTCCATCTAAAAAGGGGAAGTTTCAGGATCAAGGAAGAAAGGGTAAGTCGAAAGGTGGAATTACACCATGCAAGACGTGTGGGAAGCTCCATACCGGAGAGTGTTTGTTAGGCAAAAAGGGGTGCTTCAAATGCGGTAAGGAGGGGCATTCGTCTTATCAATGCCCGAGCAACCCAAAGACTTGTTTCAACTGTTTCGAAAGGGGGCATATCAAGTCTGAATGCCCAAAGCTTCAACAAGAGTCAAAGAAAGAggataagaagcaagagggttCTAAGGCGAAGGGGAGAATGTTTCAAATCACATCAGAAGAAGCCAAATCCCAGCCGAATGTGGTTTCAGGTATCTTTCTAATAAACTCAATACCGGTTTATGTCTTGTTTGATACCGGGGCCACTATGTCGTTTATCTCTAGTGAAATCGTACAACATCCTTCCTTTAAGATTGAACGAATGTcgatgcccttagaagtagagatagcagATAGCAAAAATTATTTGTTGCACGAAATATGTAAAAATTGTAAATTaaccattgaggatgaggagtttgctattgatcttatacccatgatCTTGGGGGAATTCAAAgtaatagtgggtatggattggatgTCTCAAAACCACGCGGAGATAAAATGTGAAACCAAAACTATACTTCTCCAAACTCCAGTGGAAGACGATTAAATGTACAAGGCGAAAGAAAGATGGAAGCGAAGTTATGTACTCTCGTTCAAGCTACTAAGTATGTGCTCAATGGGAGTAGAGCATATTTAGCTTACGTGGTAAATACTCAACAAGGCTCCCCGAAGCTTGAAGATGTTGAGATTGTGAACGAATTTCCGGATGTGTTCCCGGAGGAATTGCCGGGACTCCCTCCCTCCCGAGAAGTAGAATTTAATATCGAATTGAATCCGGGTGCGAAACCAGTCGCGAAGGCTCCCTATAGATTAGCTCCCACGGAAATGCGGGAATTAATGACACAATTACAAGACCTCCTAGACAAGGGCTTCATACGCCCaagtgtgtcgccttggggagcacctgtcttatttgttaagaagaaagacgggtcgatgcgcatgtgcatcgactatagggagttaaATAAGCTGACcataaagaaccgctaccctttacctagaattgataacctttttgatcagttacaaggggcgagttggttctccaagatagatctACGATCGGGGTACCATCAAGTTAGGGTACGAGGAGAAGACATTCCAAAGACCGCATTTAGAAcccgttatggacattacgagtttttagttatgtccttcgggttaactaatgcaccggcagcatttatggaccttatgaaccgtgtATGCCGACCCATGTTGGATAAGTCTGTGATCgtattcatagatgatattctggTTTATTCACGAAGCAAAGACGAACATGCAGTGCACTTGCGTGAAGTACTTGAAGTTCTCCGTAATGAGAAACTCTACgcaaaattctcaaaatgcgcctTTTGGCTCAGGGAAGTGCAGTTTCTGGGGCACGTGATAAATTCGGAGGGTGTTTTAGTTGATCCTTCAAAAATCGATGCTGTAATGAAGTGGGTTTCTCCGAAAAACCCAacagagataagaagttttctgggtcttgcggggtactacagaaggttcatacaggatttttccaagatagacTTACCCTTAACAAAATtgacaagaaagaaagagaagtttgTGTGGGGAAAAGAACAGGAGGAGGCTTTTCGAATGTTAAAAGAAAAACTATCACGTCCCGCGGTCTTGACATTACCAGACGGAACCGAAGACCTGGTGGTCTATTCAGACGCTTCGCACCAGGGATTAGGTTGCGTTCTAATGCAAAGAGGGAGagttatcgcttatgcttctTGACAATTGAAGCCACATGAAGTGAACTACCCAACCCACGACTTAGAATTGGCGGCGGTAGTGTTCgcattaaagatttggaggcattatctatatgggACAAAAGGCACCATTTACTCggaccacaaaagccttaaataCTTCTTTGAACAGAAGGACCTAAATATGAGGCAGCGGAGATAGTTGGAACTTATcaaagattatgattgtgatatcctttATCACCCGGGAAAGGCAAACGTGGTAGCCGATGCGTTAAGCCGTAAAGAGTATCCATCTCCCCTTCGAGTGAAATCCATGAAGATGACAGTTACGCCAAGATTACTCGAGACGATACGCGAATCCCAAATAAAGTCGCTTGGAGCGGAAGACCTGAAGAAAGAACGATTAAAAGGTGTAATCGATAATCTAGAAGAGAATTCGACCGGACTTAAGACGCGGTTCGGCCGAATTTGGATCCCACGATTCTGTGAAGTCAAGGCTGCTTTGCTCGACGAGgcacataagtctcgatattcggtccatcccggggctacaaagatgtatcgggacttgaaagccaattattggtggccgggcatgaagcgTGACATAGTTAAATACGTCGCGAAATGCTTAACATGCTCCCAAgtgaaagcagaacatcaaaaaccgTACGGGAAATTACAACCCTTGGAGATaccggtatggaagtgggaagaactaacgatggatttgataaccaagcttcctaaaacaaagaaagggcacgatacaatatgggtaatcgtagaccgacttACAAAAAGCGCtcactttctacccatcaaagaagcTTACTCTTCCGAGAAGATGGCAGAAATTTATATGAACGAGATCATATCCCGTCACGGAGTGCCTGTGTCGATTGTCTCGGATCGGGACACCAGATTTACTTCTCGTTACTGGCAAAAGTTTCACGAGAGTGTGGGTACGAAATTGCATATGAGTACCGCCTACCACCCTCAAACTGATGGCCAgtcagaaagaaccattcaaacacttGTTGATATGCTGAGGGCGTGTGTCTTAGATTTTAGGGGAAGTTGGGATGACCAATTGCCACTGgtcgaattttcttataataacagttaccatagtGGCATTCAAAAGGCACCTTACGAACTACTATACGGGAGAAAATGTaggactcccgtatgttggggcgAAGTAGGACAAAGAGAGCTTGCACCAAGTGATTTAATAGCGGTGACGAATGAAAAGATTGAAATGGTTAGAACAAAGTTGAAAGCAGCCCAAGATCGGCAAAAAGCTTATGCAGACAAGAGAAGGCGTCCTAttgaattccaagtcggagattttGTCTTGTTGAAAGTGTCCCCATGGAAAGGTATAATCCGTTTTCGCAAACGGGGTAAGTTAGGTCCTCGTTACATCGGACCGTTTAAAATCTTAGCGCGGGTTGCATATCGATTAGAATTACCGCCTGCTCTAGACGGGATCCACAATACTTTCCACGTGTCGCAATTGAGAAAGTGTCTTGCGGATGAGACAGCACTAGTACCTCTTGATGATATCGAGTTGGACGAAGGGTTAAATTATGTCGAAAGACCCATAGCCATTAAGGATTTCAAGGTGAAGAATCTCCGCAACAAGGCCGTTAGACAAGTGTTGGTACAATGGCAACACCGAAAGGGTTCAGACCTCACATGGGAAGCAGAAGATGAAATGAGGAAACACTATCCTTTTCTTTTCGGTATGTCACCTTTAAACTAGTTATGTGCtcaggtttcgaggacgaaacctcctttaaggggggtagacttgtaacgccccaaaaatgcTAGTAAGATaataaatatacaaataaataaagAATGTAACTTGGTTAATGAAACATGACTAAATGGTAGCTAGTTAATGGGTAAAGCCTAAATTAAAACACTTTCTCAAAGTAGGAGGGACTAAAGTGTAATTAATAAACAAAAAGGGGTTTTAATTAGTAAATGAAGAAACACCTATGTCTGGTGTGTTGGGGTCGATCGAACAAGGAGCAGGGAAGAGGGTGAATAACCCTAAACTCAATAAATCAAGAAATTGAAGCTTAAATCACAAGAAAATTCGATGCATGAGCCCCTTTTTGCGAAAATCTAACCCTAATTAGTGaagtggtaagtttaattttctGAAATTGTGAATTGTTGGGTGTGGGGTCAAATCCAAACTCGATTCCTTGTATCAATTGTAAGAAATCTGAGTTAAGATTGCTTTTTAGAACAAGAATCATGCTTGATTTTAGGTTGTATGAAAAGTGTAGTGAAAACCCACTTTGTAAAGATTATGTTACTAATAGGAAGTTCATAAGGATTACGATCATGTGTTAGTTGATATATGAATTTGGTTGTGATGCTTGAATGCTAGATAAACTGATTTAGGATGGAAATTATGTGAATTCAAAAGAAGATGATTCTTGTGTTGTGATGAACTAGTAGGAACATGCTTAATAAACTTGTACCTTGTACCTTAAATATGATGCttaccaagtgttcgatgaaatgcctaaaagaagaATGTATGTGGAAATAGTATAACGAAATGACAAACTAAATGAAGCGAATGAATGTTCTAATGTAGGCATAAAggaagaaggtacaagcaccaagaAAACGGAAGGAGCGCAAGATCGAGGTATGATTCGTTGCATACAAATCCTTGTTATATTCCCTCTTTTATATATAATTTGATGTAGAATTATCCTTGTATGACAAATGTGACATGTAGCAAGTAAGCGACAATTCCCTTGTGGATTGGATATGTTAACGAATGTTGTGTTAAGCAAAATATGTTGACCGATTGGAATGAAATCGGGTCAAGTAAAGATGAACGCTATTCGTTCTAACGGGTAGTTTTGAATGCCATATCGAATGTGAAAGTTAAACTCCGTTATGCGGATAGAACGAGGAGTAATACGTATGTTTAACTCTCAACGAGAGTgttttatgctaaacccaattaaacgggtcaaacatgtaTGCCTAACTCTcaacgagagtgtttatgccaaccCAATTTAATgggttgaatgtgtatgcttaactctcaatgagagtgtcTATGCCTAACCCAactatttgggtagtcgaatgcgtAAAAGTAAGAATGTTTTGTAAGGATAAAGCTTAAACGAAAGAATTACGATTTTCACTAGGGTGATAACTAACCTTTTAAAATGTTGATTGTTAATGTAGGTAAAACTCCGCTATAGGCGATTTGGGATATGGAGCGAGCACATGATCAAGCCCTAttataccaagcg encodes:
- the LOC110925166 gene encoding uncharacterized protein LOC110925166, whose product is MTSRFEELKELIEGSKGRGKERRCTYKDFMACHPTTYDGKIDPVECQRWVSNIEAVFIRSRCDKEDQVMFATGLLTHQAKDWWDAHSKEVGEDRLQVMTWQEFKGPFMKYHCPQSAIDKIQEDFLRLRQKNESVNEIANTFMDKMKFCGDLVTTERMKINRFYGVLKAEIREFITPSKCETLEELINLARDREIEIKRQEERGEKRPSEKGASFSPSKKGKFQDQGRKGKSKGGITPCKTCGKLHTGECLLGKKGCFKCGKEGHSSYQCPSNPKTCFNCFERGHIKSECPKLQQESKKEDKKQEGSKAKGRMFQITSEEAKSQPNVVSGIFLINSIPVYVLFDTGATMSFISSEIVQHPSFKIERMSMPLEVEIADSKNYLLHEICKNCKLTIEDEEFAIDLIPMILGEFKVIVGMDWMSQNHAEIKCETKTILLQTPVEDD